GTATTGTCCAATATTGCCATAATATTTTTTTATCACGAACATACGTATCAGCAACACGACCAAACGCTGCAAGTAAACCAGCAGCTACAATACCCCATGTGATATGTCGTACAAAAGTAATTATGGATAACACCAAGGGGACCTCAGCACTAAAAACAGTGTTACTCATTGCGTAAAAGATGCTGACTGCAATGATAACAAGTGCAAGAATATATGAATAAAAAAAGGGTCGTCCTGCGACAAGACCAGAATGGAGTTCTCGGAGCAAACTGGCGACTTTTTTTTCAGAGTTAAACGTTCGGATAAGTAAATAGATTCCTAAGGTAAATAGGATCGCACCAAAACCAGTTGCAGCCATATTCAGAATTACAAAAATCGCCCATACAATTAGAATCAAGGCTACTGGAATAAAAAATTGTTTTTTTACTTTGTCATCATCAAGCAGCTTAATCACACGATAGTATGCATCTTCAAGTTGCTTGCTCTGTTTTACGGTGACCCGTTGAATCGACGTAATCTTTATCCTTGATTGAACCAGGGGCAAAATAAACTCATCTTCAGCACCATCACTGATAAGGATTGCTTCTTCCGCGCCGAGTTGTGAAATAACCTGTTGAAGCTGTTCTGTGAGGCGAGCATCAGACTTAAATCCAACACTAATATCACCACAAATTGTTACAATTTCAACATCTTTTCCTTCTTTTTTCATTGATTCATACGCATGTATGGCTGAAAAGATAGCATTCACATCAGAATCTTCTGGGTCAACTCGACCTAACGCCATTGCAGCTTCTAGATTATTCGATAATCCAATAATCGGACTTTGTATGTGTGCTTTCCGTCCAAAATCATCATCACGATCAATGTTAAGGATGAGAATTTTAGCCATTTTATATTCATAATTGATAACACATTTGATTTATAAAGTTTTATGAGCATAAACAAAAAAAGTTTTCTTTTAAACTAACCACAATTCACTAATATGAGGAGTGATATTCACCATGATTGTATGCCGTTAATTAGCTTTGACTATCAAGATTTCAGTACATTACTTGGCCATCATCTCTCAAAAGAGGAACTGGTTGAAAAGCTTCCCATGCTTGGCGGTGATCTCGACTCTGTTGAAGGAGACATAATCAATATTGAATTTTTCCCGAATCGGCCAGATTTAACCTCAGTTGAAGGAATCGCTCGAGCATCTCGAGCTTTTTTTGGATTTTCTCCAGGTTTAGCGACATATATCACAAAAAAATCAGACGTCACCTTGATTGTTGACGCAAGTGTTAAAAAAATCAGACCGTTCGTTGTATCTGCCTTGGTTACAAATGTTACTATGACTGATACGATTATTCGTTCACTCATGGAGTTACAAGAAAAACTGCATGTTGGTCTTGGGAGGAATCGAAAAAAAGTCGCAATTGGCGTTCATGATTTTAAACCGGTAAAACCGCCATTTACCTATACTGCTGTTGATCCTGATGCCATTAGTTTTATCCCACTCGCAAAGACAGAACCTATGACCTTGCGAGAAATTCTTGCAAATCATGAAAAAGGGATTGAATATGCTGATTTACTCAAATCATTTGATACCTATCCCATTATTCTTGATGCAAACAACAACGTTCTCTCATTTCCTCCTATTATCAATGGCAGTTTGACTGAAGTAACTCCAGCAACAAGAGATATTTTCATTGATGTTACAGGAACTGATGAAAAAGCAATACATTCAGCGTTGACTATTGTTGTAGCCGCGCTTGCCGAACGAGGTGGCAATATC
The DNA window shown above is from Candidatus Thermoplasmatota archaeon and carries:
- a CDS encoding DUF373 family protein, whose amino-acid sequence is MAKILILNIDRDDDFGRKAHIQSPIIGLSNNLEAAMALGRVDPEDSDVNAIFSAIHAYESMKKEGKDVEIVTICGDISVGFKSDARLTEQLQQVISQLGAEEAILISDGAEDEFILPLVQSRIKITSIQRVTVKQSKQLEDAYYRVIKLLDDDKVKKQFFIPVALILIVWAIFVILNMAATGFGAILFTLGIYLLIRTFNSEKKVASLLRELHSGLVAGRPFFYSYILALVIIAVSIFYAMSNTVFSAEVPLVLSIITFVRHITWGIVAAGLLAAFGRVADTYVRDKKILWQYWTIPFSLFTFGFIVSAVLESLYNSIVNKFSIVTFFSANFIGYTSAGIIIAFIGAISYHYIKETYLIEHHEKEIDEQTQIASALK